A stretch of the bacterium genome encodes the following:
- the infC gene encoding translation initiation factor IF-3 gives MKPGMQERNSDALQVRVNERIHFSPVRLIDEDGQQLGVVPVEEALQIAQTKGLDLVEVASDARPVVCRIMDFGRYRYEQQKRAAAAKKKQHVIEIKQIKYRPAIDDHDFDTKTSKVRDFLSEGHKVRVTVMYRRREMRRPEIGEAVLQRVVDTVKDVGQEEGSSRVAMGRDLSVTIAPTKKKE, from the coding sequence ATGAAACCCGGCATGCAGGAACGGAACAGCGATGCGCTCCAAGTCCGCGTCAACGAGCGGATCCACTTCAGCCCCGTCCGGTTGATCGACGAAGACGGCCAGCAGCTCGGCGTCGTCCCGGTCGAGGAAGCCCTCCAAATCGCCCAGACCAAGGGACTCGACCTCGTCGAGGTCGCCTCCGACGCCCGCCCCGTCGTCTGCCGCATCATGGACTTCGGCCGCTACCGCTACGAGCAGCAGAAGCGGGCCGCCGCGGCCAAGAAGAAGCAGCACGTCATCGAGATCAAGCAGATCAAGTACCGGCCGGCGATCGACGACCACGACTTCGACACCAAGACCAGCAAGGTGCGCGACTTCCTCTCCGAGGGGCACAAGGTGCGCGTGACGGTGATGTACCGCCGCCGCGAGATGCGCCGGCCCGAAATCGGCGAGGCCGTGCTGCAGCGGGTCGTGGACACGGTCAAGGACGTCGGGCAGGAGGAGGGTTCCTCCCGCGTGGCGATGGGCCGCGACCTGTCGGTCACGATCGCTCCGACGAAGAAGAAGGAATAG